One genomic segment of Siphonobacter curvatus includes these proteins:
- a CDS encoding Rossmann-like and DUF2520 domain-containing protein, producing MKIALIGAGNVAHHLAVELEGAGHDIITIYSRKLPNAEALSDRLSIAVATNELNFAESEAELFLLTTSDDALEKIIPQIVWPEEALVVHTAGAKSLTVLQNLLRVHSDVPLRTGVFYPLQSINKKIPLNWKEVPICIEGENEEIEHQLIEIARTISDEVYLVNSEERLQLHLAAVLANNFPNHLWALTKDLLAEHNLDFELMKPILKETLRKALEADHPAEVQTGPARRGDQTTMARHLQLLEDQPELARIYQTISESIMRWYL from the coding sequence ATGAAAATCGCACTGATTGGAGCCGGAAACGTAGCTCATCATCTTGCGGTAGAATTAGAGGGGGCCGGACACGACATCATTACCATCTATAGTCGAAAGTTGCCGAACGCTGAGGCACTGAGCGACCGACTATCCATAGCCGTAGCAACGAACGAACTAAACTTTGCTGAAAGCGAAGCCGAACTCTTCCTGCTCACAACGAGCGATGACGCTCTGGAAAAGATCATCCCACAGATCGTATGGCCGGAGGAGGCATTGGTGGTACATACAGCCGGGGCAAAATCATTAACCGTTTTACAGAACTTACTGCGGGTACACAGCGATGTCCCCTTACGCACGGGCGTTTTCTATCCCCTACAAAGTATTAATAAAAAGATACCACTGAATTGGAAGGAAGTGCCCATCTGTATTGAGGGAGAAAATGAAGAGATCGAGCACCAGTTGATCGAAATCGCCCGAACCATTAGTGATGAAGTATATCTGGTCAATTCCGAAGAGCGACTACAGTTACATTTGGCGGCCGTATTAGCGAATAACTTTCCCAATCATCTCTGGGCTCTCACCAAAGACTTACTAGCCGAGCATAATCTGGACTTCGAATTAATGAAGCCTATCTTAAAGGAGACCCTACGTAAAGCGCTCGAAGCAGATCATCCCGCCGAAGTTCAAACCGGCCCCGCCCGAAGAGGTGATCAAACTACGATGGCTCGCCATCTACAGTTATTGGAAGATCAACCCGAGCTAGCCCGTATCTATCAAACCATCTCTGAAAGCATTATGCGATGGTATTTATAA
- the trpD gene encoding anthranilate phosphoribosyltransferase, which translates to MKELLSQLLNQQALTTEQAYQALLSIGQGEVNPSQTAAFLTAYAIKGLSVPELNGFRQAMLELCVAVDFREFEPMDVCGTGGDGKNTFNISTTSAFVVAGAGQKVAKHGNHGVSSSVGSSTVIERLGYQFTNDYDHLRRQLESAGICYLHAPLFHPAMKHVGNVRRELGFKTFFNLLGPLMNPAFVQRQLSGVYNPDVAELYAGVLRSAGVRFAIVHAYDGYDEVSLTGNFLLMNNHETRQVSPEEMGLSQWTPESLAGGNNLQESADLLVRILENRGTPAQTQVVLANAATALYAAQDISLEEALDRAKESLESGRAYQSLKTLLSA; encoded by the coding sequence ATGAAAGAGCTTCTTTCCCAATTGTTAAACCAACAAGCCCTGACTACCGAACAGGCCTATCAGGCTCTGCTCTCCATTGGTCAGGGTGAAGTAAATCCCTCCCAAACGGCTGCTTTTCTAACGGCCTATGCGATTAAGGGACTCAGCGTTCCTGAACTCAATGGATTCCGGCAGGCCATGCTGGAGCTTTGCGTTGCCGTCGATTTCCGGGAATTCGAACCCATGGACGTATGCGGTACGGGTGGTGACGGAAAAAACACCTTCAATATTTCTACGACTTCAGCTTTTGTGGTCGCCGGGGCAGGGCAGAAGGTTGCCAAGCACGGCAATCACGGTGTTTCGTCTTCGGTCGGTTCTTCAACAGTGATTGAGCGATTAGGGTATCAGTTTACAAACGATTACGATCACTTGCGACGGCAACTCGAATCGGCGGGTATTTGCTACTTGCATGCTCCCTTGTTTCATCCGGCGATGAAGCACGTGGGTAATGTCCGCCGGGAGCTTGGATTCAAAACTTTCTTTAATTTATTAGGACCCTTGATGAATCCGGCCTTTGTACAGCGGCAGCTGTCAGGCGTGTATAATCCTGATGTCGCCGAATTGTATGCGGGGGTACTGCGATCCGCTGGTGTACGGTTTGCGATTGTACATGCCTACGATGGGTACGATGAAGTATCGCTTACGGGAAATTTTCTGTTGATGAACAACCATGAAACCCGCCAGGTGAGTCCCGAAGAAATGGGATTGAGCCAATGGACACCCGAAAGTCTGGCGGGTGGAAACAATTTACAGGAATCCGCCGACCTGCTGGTTCGCATTCTAGAGAATCGCGGAACGCCAGCCCAAACTCAGGTAGTACTGGCCAATGCGGCGACTGCTTTATACGCCGCTCAGGATATTTCATTGGAGGAAGCCTTGGATCGGGCTAAGGAGTCGCTGGAAAGTGGACGGGCGTATCAGTCACTGAAAACCCTACTAAGTGCTTAG
- a CDS encoding anthranilate synthase component II, whose translation MPYKILVLDNYDSFVYNLVYLLKEMGHEVDVFRNDKITLEEVAQYDKILLSPGPGIPEEAGIMLDLIREYAPTKSIFGVCLGHQAIGEAFGAKLHNMGDVLHGVTTKCVITDTTEKLFQGLPESIEVCRYHSWTVVPESMPEELKVTAVDENGFVLAEAHTTYDVRGVQFHPEAYLTEYGKEMLSNWLK comes from the coding sequence ATGCCTTACAAAATATTAGTACTCGATAATTACGATTCATTCGTGTACAACCTAGTGTATCTATTAAAGGAAATGGGTCACGAGGTGGATGTCTTTCGCAATGATAAGATTACCCTCGAAGAAGTAGCCCAGTACGATAAGATCCTTTTGTCGCCTGGTCCAGGTATTCCTGAGGAAGCGGGGATTATGCTGGATTTGATTCGGGAATACGCACCTACCAAATCCATCTTTGGCGTTTGTTTGGGCCATCAGGCCATCGGCGAAGCCTTTGGAGCGAAATTGCATAACATGGGCGATGTTCTGCACGGCGTAACGACCAAGTGTGTAATCACGGATACAACCGAGAAGTTATTCCAGGGCTTGCCCGAATCCATTGAAGTATGCCGGTACCATTCCTGGACGGTAGTACCCGAGTCTATGCCCGAAGAATTGAAAGTAACTGCCGTTGATGAAAATGGCTTTGTACTGGCCGAGGCTCATACAACATACGATGTTCGTGGCGTGCAGTTTCACCCCGAAGCGTATCTAACTGAATATGGAAAAGAAATGTTGAGTAACTGGTTGAAATAA
- a CDS encoding anthranilate synthase component I family protein, with translation MKNFSITTHHRRLLADMLTPVSAYQRLRRQFPNTVLLESADYHAMQNSMSFIGCDPVASFILDEDVVTQKFPDGTTERFTLERRKDAVAALRNFAGCFEEKNSGFPFPTGGLFGHMTYDSVEYFEDIEIQPKSPESAIPQIVYYVYRYVIVFNHFKNEVYLFEHQYGDTQNKNTEGLSQLEFLIQTPKTSSGKFKLEGEEETNRTDEEMREVVNKCIGHCLRGDVFQIVPSRRFSHTFEGDDFQVYRALRSINPSPYLFYFDFGTYHIFGSSPEKQIFIKNGLAEIHPIAGTFRRTGDDERDAELARELLADPKESAEHVMLVDLARNDLSRSSDSVQVETFKEVQYYSHVIHLVSKVVGKMTAGTNPLQLVADTFPAGTLSGAPKHNAMTIINRYETTNRSIYGGAIGHLNFNGDFNHAIAIRTFLSKNNTLFYQAGMGVVAKSNVESELQEIHSKLAALRKAMEMAEEL, from the coding sequence GTGAAAAACTTTTCAATTACGACCCATCACCGCCGCTTGCTGGCCGATATGCTGACGCCCGTGAGTGCCTATCAACGCTTACGGCGTCAGTTTCCGAACACCGTTTTGCTGGAAAGTGCCGATTACCACGCCATGCAGAACAGTATGAGTTTTATTGGCTGTGATCCCGTCGCCAGCTTTATCCTGGACGAAGACGTCGTAACGCAGAAATTTCCCGACGGTACCACCGAGCGGTTTACCCTCGAACGTCGGAAAGACGCTGTAGCCGCTCTGCGGAATTTTGCGGGTTGTTTTGAAGAAAAAAACTCGGGCTTTCCCTTTCCAACGGGCGGACTCTTTGGCCACATGACCTATGATTCGGTGGAATACTTCGAAGACATCGAAATTCAGCCCAAAAGCCCCGAGTCAGCCATTCCGCAGATTGTCTATTATGTGTATCGGTACGTCATCGTGTTCAATCACTTTAAAAACGAAGTGTACCTCTTTGAACACCAGTATGGCGATACGCAAAACAAGAATACGGAAGGTTTAAGTCAACTGGAGTTTTTGATTCAAACGCCTAAAACGTCTTCGGGAAAGTTTAAGCTGGAAGGCGAAGAGGAAACCAATCGGACGGATGAGGAAATGCGGGAAGTCGTCAACAAATGCATTGGCCACTGCTTACGCGGGGACGTGTTCCAGATTGTGCCATCCCGTCGTTTTTCACATACGTTTGAAGGCGACGATTTCCAGGTATACCGAGCCCTGCGTTCCATCAATCCTTCGCCGTATCTATTTTACTTCGACTTCGGCACGTACCATATTTTCGGCTCTTCGCCCGAAAAGCAGATTTTCATCAAAAATGGACTGGCCGAGATTCACCCCATCGCGGGTACCTTCCGCCGGACGGGCGATGATGAACGCGACGCCGAACTGGCCCGTGAGTTACTGGCCGATCCGAAGGAATCCGCCGAACACGTGATGCTGGTGGATTTAGCCCGGAATGATCTAAGTCGCAGCAGTGATTCCGTGCAGGTGGAAACTTTTAAGGAGGTGCAATACTATAGTCACGTGATTCACCTGGTTTCGAAAGTAGTGGGTAAGATGACGGCGGGTACCAATCCCCTGCAACTAGTAGCGGATACTTTTCCGGCGGGTACGCTGTCCGGTGCTCCCAAGCACAACGCCATGACGATCATTAATCGTTATGAAACGACCAACCGGAGTATCTACGGGGGAGCCATCGGTCATTTGAACTTCAACGGAGATTTCAACCATGCCATCGCCATTCGTACCTTCCTTAGTAAAAACAATACGCTGTTTTATCAGGCCGGTATGGGCGTTGTAGCAAAGTCGAACGTGGAAAGCGAATTACAGGAAATTCACAGCAAACTAGCCGCCCTACGCAAAGCCATGGAAATGGCGGAAGAGTTATGA